The nucleotide sequence GTATGAAACAAAAATTAGCATTAAAACTAGTGGCACTGAAAGGTACCTATGCGACCAGCCACTATAATTAATATAGAAGAGGGATATAACTAGAACTACTGAAACATAGAATAATTCGTCTATTTTCCTAATATCTTTAAAATAAAAGATAAAGGGTATGATAGAGATAATCCCAAGAGAAAAAAAGATGCCAATCCCCATGTCAAATGAAAAGGCCATACTTGTTTGTGGTGAGGCTACTGGAGAGAGTAGTAACTTTAGGGTTGCAATGGTCAATGAAATGTAATCCTCTTTTATAAAAAAATTTGGCCCCCCTCCTCTTGTAAAAAAATTTAAAGCATTCGGGAAGGAATAGAAGAATATTCCAAGTAAAGCCCCGTACACCGCTCCAGAAATAAGAAGATCTTTACTTTTGGGAATAGAAAATTTCCTAAAATAAAATAGGAAAAGATAGAACACAATAGCAAATAGGACGTTCGGCAGTTTAAATGAAAATAAGAGGAATAGAGAAATCCCAAGTAATATCCCTTTTACCGTGCTGGGCTTCTCCTTTAAAGACAAAAAAATAATCCCCGATATTAAAAAGAAAAAAACGACAAAGATGTCCCAAATCAAGACTTTTGACAGGGCCACCAATGTAGGATTGATAGATACAAATAGTGCTGCCAAAGCAGCTATCCTTTCATCCTTTGTCATCTTTAAGACAAAGTAATAGGATAAGGGTATGCAGAGTATCCCGGCTAAACAGACTGCTAGAACAACAGGATACAAATCTTTTGATATGGAAAAGCACAGTAGGCCAAGTCCAGTTACACCTATCATGCCAGAATCGTATTTTACAGGTACACCTTGCAATATCTCCAAAGCAGGAGTCAATCTAAAAAAGGTATCATTGAACCATACGTAATTGGTGTTAAGCTTGTACAATCTTAAGAAACTTCCAAGTATAATGGAAAGTGCCAATATCTTAACTGCTGGGCTTTTCATCTTCCTCCTCCAGAAGTAAAGATAATGATATAATCAAGACAGAAGTCATTATCCCAAGCAGTATGGAAATATAAGAAAGGTCCCAGAACCTATAAGTAATAAGGCCGCCACCCAGTATCCCAAGTATTACTATACCTAGGTAATATCTCACGGATTTATCTTTAGCATTAAATAGCAGTATTAAAGAGGCCAGTATGCATGCCAAGACAAGAAATCCTAAGACCGGCATTGAATAGAGCTTAAAGGAATAGAAGACGTATATCAAAAGGGTAACTATGATTAGAACAAAAACAACTGGCCCAATATTCTTTTCAGTTATTTTAAAGTTAAAATAGTTCAGAGCAGCAAAAAATATCAATAACAACTCAAGAAAAATAATAATACGTAGTGCATCGTTATTTTCTGGGAGCACCCCACTCAATTTAGAGAATAAGAGAACAAGAGATGTGAAGAGTATAATTAAAGTCACAGGCAAAAGTTTTCTCATAGTAATTCTTTCCTCTTGGCTACTCATAAGATTTTAGTACGGATTTAACGCTCCCTTCTATTTGGCTTTGGAGGGAAAACTCCCCCTTTGGATCAAGGTAGTAGATGAAGCCTACAATATTTGAACTCTTAAACGATATTGCCCTCACTGGATATCTGTTACTGTTTTCAGTTAGGGCATAATCGTATTGTATGGAAGAAAGTTCTGTAGAAACGCCGTCCCCTCCTCTTGTATAGCCCCTCCTTAAGCTGTCAAAACTTCCAACATAAGTTGAAATCTCCCTGAAGAACTTGTTGTGTTTGCCGTATTCAACGAGAAACAGTGTTATATAGACTTCAGCACCACCCGTAGTTTTGGAGGGGTAAATAACATATCCTTCCTTTACAACTGAGAGGTCTACCACACCTTCCGCCCCGTCAAGAGAGAAGTTGTCTATAGTCATACTCCGCATCAAGGAAAATGGCAAGGTAGCTAGAATCTTAGCTGGAACAGTGCTAGCTTCTCCTTGTGTGAATATGTGCCTTGACTTGTCGTCAATTATCGCCTTATCAATAGGCTCGATAGTAGTAGCAGGATCATTTTCAATTATGGCCTTAGGTATGGAAATAATCTTTTCAAATATAGTCTCCTCTTCACTAGCAGTTGTATCTAGCGGAGCGACGTACAGTACATTTGTAACAATCGCGTATGTGGATAAGGATAAAATCAGTAGGATCAAAAGTAAAAGTAAGCCTTTATTGCCCCTAGATAGCTTATTTGGAGTTTTCTTTCGGGATTCAATATCTTTTTGATAGGCTCTTTTCAAGTGGCGGGAAACTATCTCTTTCTTTAAAGATTCAAACTCGTCCTTTGATACCTCGCCTCTGACATATCTTCTCGTTGCTTCCCTAATCTCTCTATCGAACTCATCGTTTGTGGCCATCAACTGTAAAATAATCTAATATTTTTTTAACTTTTTCTGTTTAATTAGTTTAAGAAATAAATAAAAGAAAAATTTAATTTGATCTAATCTCTAAAGCTTTTGGTTTGCGCCCTGGAATACTACCCCTGCGGAAGTTACAATTTGATAGTAATAAATTGTACCTGATGAAAGCCCCGGTATTGTAACAATCCATCTAGTGTTACTGTATTCCATAGGGTAAGTCTTGCCGTTAATTACAACGGAGACTGACGAGAATACTCCGCTTGGAGATTCTACAATGAAGGTGTATGACCCGTCTGGATTTACCTGGGGACCTACGCCTGCTGATGAAGATGAGTTGTCAACTACTGAAGGGTACTGGGCAGAAACTAAAGATAAGCTAAAGATTAGGATAGTTGCTATTGCAAATAAAGATAACTTAGACTTCATATATATCCTCATTATAGTTAGTTAAATTTCTTTTATAAGTTTTTCCTTAAGGTTATTTGTAAGAATTTAATATTGAAATGATCTTTTTCTCATTGTCTATCTGGGAGGAAAAGAGCCCAAGGTTGTCAAGATGGTATATATAGACGATAAGATTAGATTTTTTAATCGCTGTAAGCCTTACATTTGACTGGAAAGATTTGTCACCTGCCGGATAAAACTTGAACTGGTATTGGATTGAGGGTGAAGATGTGAGTTTAGGGCCGTCCACCTTCTCATATAATGTAGAATTTATGTTGTATGCAGATTCAAACGATGACATGTATCGGTCAAGCTCTTTGAAGAATGTATCTTCCTTGCCGGGCTCAATGACAAATATCGTTATCATCGTGTTACTGTCTTTGGGTGGCCTGTCAGAGAAGAGGTAGTACCCGCCCCTCACAACTGAAGTGTTTATTATACCTTCACCACCGTATATTGAAGGTGTGCCAAAGCTCATTGATCTCGGTACATTGATCTTCAATTCCGATTGAACCTTGTAGATAATTGAATTTGCCTCTGGGACTGTAAAGGTGTGTGTGGCTTTATCTTGGGAAATATAATCATCGATTATAGTGTTTGTTTGTGTAATTGTTGATGTAGGTGTTTCTATGGTAGATGTGGATGAAACAGGTGGCGGGACTGAAATCTGAGGGATATTTGGAGGGGAGTATGGCTCAGAATTTTGATTGCCTGCCTGGCTATTATCCTGGCTCAATGAAGGGATTATCTCCTTTGGGACAGATTTCTCAATTGTGCTGACTATTACAGAGCCCTTTTGCCCAAGCTCTGGAATTATCTTAAAAGAAAGACCTATCAAGAGCAATCCAATCAAAATAAATGGGAATGCATTTTTTATAAAACTAGAATCTTTTGCGGGTTTTTGGATTTTTTGTTTTCTAATCTTCTGTTTTTTTATGCGATGTGTATCTGTGTGTCCTTGAGGGATACCGCTTGCCCTAGCTAGAATTTCCCTTTTTCTTATCTCATAATCCTTTTCCGGAATAGATCCGTTTTCATATTCCCTCTCAAGCCTGAAAAGCTGTCTTTCGGCTGAGGGAGGCATTTGATTATTTTTCATGGCTATTTAGTATAGTATTAAAAATAATTTAAAAGAAAAAGATTAAAAAATTAAAGATTCTTTTTCTTTATCTTAATTGAGGATGGTGGTAGTCCGCCTTTGTGTCTGTGAGGTCTAAGCTTTGGTGCGCCTGGTCTTCCTGGTAGGGCTGGTCCCTTTGGCATTGGTGGTCTCTTTGGACCTCCTTTATTTGCAAATTTAAGGAAGTATATTGCACCAGCAAGTATTAGTAATCCAAGACCTATACCAAGGTATAGTATTAAGTTGTTCTTTGGAAGTGCAGTGTCAACAATTGCTGTTGCCTCGCCTGCTGTTATCTGCTCCTCTACTGCAGTGTATCCGCCTTTCGATACTTTGACTGTGTGTGTTCCGAGTTTGAGCCCTGTAACAAGAAGCTCTCCCTGGTCATCTGTTATTCCAGAAAGTGTGCCGTCGATATAGACACTTGCTCCAGTAAGTGGTGCGCCGCTTGCATCTGTTGCAACTACCCTAATTGAGCCTGTTGCAGGGGCTAAAGTTATAGATAGTGATGAAGTCTGGTTTGATGTGATGTTAGTTGTCTGCTGAAGGCTTTCTGCAAATCCACTAGATACTGCTGATACCCTGTATGCGCCTGGTGCAAGCTGAGTTGAGCCTGTACCTCCAGATGTTGTAATTGACCTAACTACAGCTCCAGTGCTTGATCTTATTGTTACTGTAGCGGTGTTTATTGTTGCACCTTTGTCATCTTTAACTGATACTGTTAGTGTACCTCTTATTGAGTTAAGCACTATGTTTCCAAGAACAGATTGCAAGTTTACTGTCTGCTTTGACTGGACACTGAATGATGAGGATGTGTATGCATCGTATCCTGCCTTTGATATTGTCACGATGTATGTTCCAGGTAGTGCATCGAAGGAGAACTGGCCTATTGAGTTAGTTGTCTTTGTATCGACAAACTCCTCACCAGGGTACTTCTTCAATACAACAGTTGCAGATGAAACTATCTGGCCGGTGTCATCCTGGACTATTCCTGTGACTGTTCCCTTTGTTTCAAGGATTACAATCTTTTCTCCAGTTGTGAGTGATGTAGGCTGTAAGTCTCTTAATTCCTTTTCGTATGCCGGGATCTTTATGTAGTATGTGCCTGTTGAGGGGAGTGGTGATGACTGGAACTTTCCTTCACTGTTTGTAAGACGGCTATCTACCTTTACATCTGTAGACTGATTGTATATGTCTATCAAGACATTTGGTGCAGCAGTTCCTATTGCATCAAAGTATACTGATCCCCAGACATAACCCTCTGTACCTGGTGTTGTTAGAGTTATAGTCTGTGTTGTGTTTCCATTAACTAGGACTGTAGCTGTTCCATAGTCGACATATCCTGAGGCAGTTATGTTGTTTATTGTGTGGTTACCTCCGGAAAGGCTTGAGAATGTTACCTGCCCTGCAGCATCAGTTGTCTGGGCTGTGCCGTCAACTGTGACTGTAGCACCGGATATTGCAGTTCCTCCAGAGTTTTGTACTGTGATTGTCAAGTTTCCTGCAGAGTATGTTATTGGAACACACACACCAGATTGACAGGTCTGAC is from Methanofastidiosum sp. and encodes:
- a CDS encoding phospholipid carrier-dependent glycosyltransferase — translated: MKSPAVKILALSIILGSFLRLYKLNTNYVWFNDTFFRLTPALEILQGVPVKYDSGMIGVTGLGLLCFSISKDLYPVVLAVCLAGILCIPLSYYFVLKMTKDERIAALAALFVSINPTLVALSKVLIWDIFVVFFFLISGIIFLSLKEKPSTVKGILLGISLFLLFSFKLPNVLFAIVFYLFLFYFRKFSIPKSKDLLISGAVYGALLGIFFYSFPNALNFFTRGGGPNFFIKEDYISLTIATLKLLLSPVASPQTSMAFSFDMGIGIFFSLGIISIIPFIFYFKDIRKIDELFYVSVVLVISLFYINYSGWSHRYLSVPLVLMLIFVSYGIIKMREKNNLISFVVIGVCIFASLGSSVITVDNWASDKSLAENHVATPLSLFDGVTEMVEIEGVDAIASPYGRVFKFYYLSGHLNSEIIDFYSLEDTEVKERIDTAIFNGKKVWYVEGWPDVFVSGGKNTINYKAIIEDSFFLKNYYISREMIYLSDIAYPSLTIYEVENK
- a CDS encoding carboxypeptidase regulatory-like domain-containing protein is translated as MPTKDFPETLLTNPGDAYYWRVYAVDSAGNRGTNSPTRNFRVSTSPPLVWGEIPSGVTTCNNNWPDECLVAPRDNLALGLRSPSNGFTTNTRNPSLEWRHSRCDCVVREISSYIIQYSKDITFPSDKTTDIAGVFQVLGVNPDNNLLLNMGYTIQTPLYNGTYFWRVCAVDTAGNRTQFTAPWSFTVNVPDNEQPSTPECSSTVPCPSGQTCQSGVCVPITYSAGNLTITVQNSGGTAISGATVTVDGTAQTTDAAGQVTFSSLSGGNHTINNITASGYVDYGTATVLVNGNTTQTITLTTPGTEGYVWGSVYFDAIGTAAPNVLIDIYNQSTDVKVDSRLTNSEGKFQSSPLPSTGTYYIKIPAYEKELRDLQPTSLTTGEKIVILETKGTVTGIVQDDTGQIVSSATVVLKKYPGEEFVDTKTTNSIGQFSFDALPGTYIVTISKAGYDAYTSSSFSVQSKQTVNLQSVLGNIVLNSIRGTLTVSVKDDKGATINTATVTIRSSTGAVVRSITTSGGTGSTQLAPGAYRVSAVSSGFAESLQQTTNITSNQTSSLSITLAPATGSIRVVATDASGAPLTGASVYIDGTLSGITDDQGELLVTGLKLGTHTVKVSKGGYTAVEEQITAGEATAIVDTALPKNNLILYLGIGLGLLILAGAIYFLKFANKGGPKRPPMPKGPALPGRPGAPKLRPHRHKGGLPPSSIKIKKKNL